GGGACCTTTTTCCTTCCGACGACGGGCACGCCGCCCCGGCCGCGCCGGCTGGGGGGCCGCCCTGGCGCTGCTGCTTTCGCTGGCGAGCCATGGCGCTCACGCCATTCCCGCCTTCGCCCGCCAGACCGGCGCTTCGTGCGCGGATTGCCATGCCGGTTCCTACGGTCCGGCGCTCACGCCCTACGGCATGCGCTTCAAGCTCGGCGGCTACACCGACACCGACGGCAAGGGCACCAAGATTCCGTTGTCGCTGCAACTGGTGGAGACCCACGTCGCCCCCGCGAAGGGCAGGGGTACCACCGACCTCACCGAAGGCGACCTGTTCATCGGCGGCCGCCTCACCGAGAACGTGGGCGGCATCGTCAAGGTGCAGGCCGTGCACACGGGCCACAACACCTACAACACGCAGTTGAGCAGCGTGGACGTGCGCTACGTCGCCAAGGAGCTCACCTTCGCCGGCAAGAGCGCGCTGGTCGGCGTCACCGTGAACAACAGCCCGGGCTTCCAGGATCCGATCGGCGCCTTCCCCGGCTTCTCGGGCATCTCGCAGGGCGGTCGCACCGGCACGCTGCTCAATCCGTCGGCGCCCAACGCGCTGAACAACCACGTGATCGGCGCATCGCTGTACACGGTATACGACAAGGTGTGGTACGCCGAGGCGGGCACGTACCGCTCGCTCTCGCAGGAAGGCCAGGACAAGCTCGGTTTCAGCCCCGGCTCCGATCCCGGTCACCTGAGCAACACCGGTTATTTCCGCCTCGCCTACATGAAGGACATGCGCAAGCAATTCTTCTCCGCCGGCGTGGTCGCGCTCACCACCAAGCGCCGGCTCCCGCGTGCCGCCCCCACCGACGAACTGAACGATTACGGCTACGACCTCACCTATCAGTACCTGGGCAACCGCGAACACATCCTCCAGGCCAGCTACGTCAACATCTACGAACACCGTCACTTCGGCAGCCGCCCGGCCAATCCGCTCGAGCCGGGCACGCTGGCCCCGGCGCACGGCTCGGCGCGCGACGAGATCATGTCGGCCACGTACACGTTCAGGCAGACCTACGGCATCACGGTGTCGCACCTGCGCGGCACCGGCTCCGACGATCCCGCCCGCTATTCCCCCGTGCTGCCCGACCCGGACGCCACGACGAATTTCTTCACGATCTTCTGGGCGCCGTTCGGCAAGGACGATGCATGGATCACCAAGGGCAACCTCAAGCTGGCCGCGACCTGGTTCCGCACCCTGCGCCTGAACGGACGAAGCTCGAACATCTTCGGCGCACCCCCGGGCGTCCAGCCGCTCAACGCCAAGGACATCAACGGCTTCGTGGTCACCGCCAGCCTCGCGTTCTGATGCCCTCCCCGTTTTCGACGTCCCGAGCCCAACGAAGGAAATCCAGCGTGACGATGCTCCCTACCCGCCCCCTGCCCGCGCGCCTCGCCGCCGCGGGCGCCCTCCTCCTCGGCACGCTGCTGGCCTCGCCCGCCAGCCGTGCCGGCGACGCCGCGGCCGGCAAGGACGTGTTCAAGTCCGAATGCGCCGAATGCCACAGCGTGAAGGAGGGAACGAACAAGAAAGGCCCCAGCCTGTTCGGTATCGTCGGCCGCAAGGCCGGTTCCATCGGCGACTTCAACTACTCCGACGCGATGCGCAACAGCGGAAAGACCTGGACCCCCGACGAGCTCCACGGTTATCTCTCGCAACCGGCGAAGCAGGCCGTTGCCGGCTCGAAAATGAAATACGATGGCCTGGACAACGCCAAGGATCTCGACGACCTGCTGTCGTACCTGGCGACCCTGAAATGATCCAGGCAACGGGCCGACCGCGATTCCATGACGGCTGACATCCGGCCTTCCCGAGACGTCCGCGAAGGCACGGCGACACGCCGTGCCCTCGT
This window of the Luteibacter aegosomatis genome carries:
- a CDS encoding cytochrome C, encoding MGPFSFRRRARRPGRAGWGAALALLLSLASHGAHAIPAFARQTGASCADCHAGSYGPALTPYGMRFKLGGYTDTDGKGTKIPLSLQLVETHVAPAKGRGTTDLTEGDLFIGGRLTENVGGIVKVQAVHTGHNTYNTQLSSVDVRYVAKELTFAGKSALVGVTVNNSPGFQDPIGAFPGFSGISQGGRTGTLLNPSAPNALNNHVIGASLYTVYDKVWYAEAGTYRSLSQEGQDKLGFSPGSDPGHLSNTGYFRLAYMKDMRKQFFSAGVVALTTKRRLPRAAPTDELNDYGYDLTYQYLGNREHILQASYVNIYEHRHFGSRPANPLEPGTLAPAHGSARDEIMSATYTFRQTYGITVSHLRGTGSDDPARYSPVLPDPDATTNFFTIFWAPFGKDDAWITKGNLKLAATWFRTLRLNGRSSNIFGAPPGVQPLNAKDINGFVVTASLAF
- a CDS encoding c-type cytochrome, with amino-acid sequence MLPTRPLPARLAAAGALLLGTLLASPASRAGDAAAGKDVFKSECAECHSVKEGTNKKGPSLFGIVGRKAGSIGDFNYSDAMRNSGKTWTPDELHGYLSQPAKQAVAGSKMKYDGLDNAKDLDDLLSYLATLK